ttcgtcattgtctttattgatgatattctggtgtattcacagagtcgggaagatcatgagcagcacctgaggatagtgctccagactttgagggaaaataaagtatatgcaaagttctcaaaatgtgagttttggatgGATTCCATttcattcttaggccacgtggtatcgagtgagggtattcaagtggatccgaagaaCGTAGAGGCAGTGTAGAGTTGGTgaagaccatcctcagctacaaagatccgcaGTCTTTTTGGCTTGGGGGGTTATTACTATCATTTTGTTGAAGGGTTTTCATCGAttacagcccctatgaccaggctgacccagaagggtactccgttccagtggacggaagagtgtgaggcgagctttcagaagctcaagatagctttgactacagccccagttttgatattgcctacagggtcggggtcttatactatatattgtgatgcctcgaggattggccttggaacGGTATTAATGCAGGGCAGTagagtgattgcctacgcatccagacagttgaagtcacacgagaagaattaccctgtccatgaccttgagttagttgccattgttcacatcttgaagatctggcgtcattatttgtatggtgtgccttgtgagatttatactgatcaacGGATCTTacaacacctgttcaagcaaaaggatctaaatttgtgccagaggaggtggttagagttgctgaaggactataatatcactattttgtatcacccgggcaaggccaatgtggtggccgatgccttgagtcgtcaGGTAGAGAGCttagggagtttggcttatttaccagcatcggagaggcctatggcaatggatgttcatgccttagccagccagtttgtgagattagatctttcggagcccagtcaggtctagcttgcgtggtttcttggtcttccttatttgatcgtatcagggagcgtcggtatgatgaccctcatttgcttgtcatcaaggataaggttcagcatggtgatgccagtgatatgactattggtgatgacggggtattgagaatgcagggtcggatttgtgtacccaatgttgatgggctttgggagttgattctagaggaggcccatagttcgcggtattctattcatccgggtgctgcgaagatgtatcaggatttgagatatcactattggtagaggcagatgaagaaagacatagttgggtttgtagctcggtgcctcaattatcaacaggtgaaatatgaacactagagaccaggtgggttgctttagcagatagagattccggagtggaagtaggagcagatcactatggaatTTGTAAttaggctcccacagactttgaggaagttcgatgccatttggatgattgtggattgactgaccaagtccgcgcacttcattcctgtgtgtactacttattcttcggagtggttggcgaagatttatatccgggagattattcgtctgcatggtatcccagtttccatcatttcagataggggtactcagttcatatcacggttctggagggccattcagcatgagttgggtactcgggtggagttgagtacaacatttcaccctcagacggatggacagtccgagcgcactattcagattcttgaggatatgctccgtgcatgtgtgattgagtttggagggtcttggtaTCAGtccttgccattggcggagttagcctacaacaactatcagtccagcattcagatggcaccgtatgaggattTATATGGTAGGAAGTGTAGATCTCTGGTGGGTTGTTTCAAGCCgtgtgaggccagattattgggcacagacttggttcaggatgctttggagaaggttaaggtgattcaggatagacacCGTATAGCTCAGTCTAGAAagaagagttacacggaccaGAAGGTTCTTGATgcttcctatatggttggagagcaggttttgcctatgaagggagttaggagattcaggaagaaaggaaaggtgagtctgaggtttattggcccttttgtgATATTGAGGAATGTtgaggaggttgcttatgagcttgccctacctcccagcttggtaggagttcattggcatttcatgtttcgatgatccggaggtatcacggggatccgtcgcatgtgttggattttagttcagtccagttagacaaggatcTGTCTTATGTTAAGGAGCTAGTGACAATATTAGACATGcaagttagaaagctgaggtcaaagaacgttgcatcagtgaaggttcagtggtggggtcagccggtcgaggaggcgacctgggagaccgagcaggatatgcgcagccgttaccctcatcttttcactacttcaggtatgtctctatgctcgtttgaggatgaacgaaTATTTATgtgtgggaggatgtaatgacccggccggtcattttaagaattaataccCCGATCCCCTTTTAATTGATTTCCtcgtgtttgtttctactattttgatttgctgagATGCTTGGcattgagtttcggagagttttgggacacttagtctctaaatgagagcttaaattttagaaatttgaccgtagtcgaaatagtgtgaagacggcctcagaatggaattccgattgTTCCGTTAGCTCTAtcgggtgatttcgggtttaggagcgtgttcggattgtgttttggaggtatgtagctaatttaggcttgaaatgccgaaagttgaatttttgaagtttccggttcgatagtgagattttgatccgagggtcagaatggaattctggaagttggagtagctccgtagtgttgaatgtgatatgtgtgcaaaatttcaagtcattcggatgaggtttgatagactctttgatcgaaagcatattttgagagtttttgaagttcttaggcttgaatctgatgctaaattggtattttgatgttgttttgagcattccgaaggttggaacaagtttgaatgatgttgtgggatatgttggtaggtttggttgaggtccgggggcctcgggtgtatttagGATGCTTAAACGGGCACTTTTGGTCTTTAGGAGATTGCTGGTTTTCTGGTGTTTTAACAGCAGCGATTTGTTCATTGTGATCGCGTGAATTCATCCATGATCGTGTAGAGTAAGTTGCGGACAGGCGGATTTTTGTGAATCGCGGTCTCAAAGGTAGGAGTGCGATCATGTAGGGTGAGCAGTCTTGGTCATTGCGTTCGCGTGGAGAGCTTTGCGTTCACGTAGAAGGACTTGGAGTGGCAATGAGGTGATGGAAtttctctatgcgatcgcatagagctggTCACGATCGCGATCACATTGTTGTGAGGAAATTGCCTTATGCGATCACATATGTGtttctgcgatcgcataagttATATCTGggtagtatttaaatagcccatccaCGACCCTTCTttattttccaccatttttgaacggggttgaagcttttgagggagatttttgaggaaaccaaaggggaatcacatggaggtaacatttttgacttcataactcgtttatatctGATTAAAGGTATACTTAGTggtgaaaaattagggaaaattagtgtaaaatgggtaattagggtttgagattaagagaccttaaaatgggtatttgaggggccaattaaactccgatttcagtgttcttgatatatatagactcatgagagtgtgaagattctgaaaatataaatttcacccgattccgagatgtggtcccCAAGggaattttggttattttacctaatttcacgtattatcttagaatttctttgtggaatcagttatttgaagtgttttttacattatgcaattgaattgaatagatttaggccattcAGAGTCGATTTCTCGTGGCAAAAATGTtgtttcgggttgactttgagctggttcgaggtaagtagcttgcctaaccttgtgtaggggaccttccccttacgatttgatattattgataattgaaatgccttgtacgtgaggtgacgagtgcgtacttgtgctaattgttgaaaatccggttttcattaagtaattactagtatgtttctcttcctgtttatactacttgcaatttaagcctgttgttagcttaggaaagcatgtc
The Nicotiana sylvestris chromosome 11, ASM39365v2, whole genome shotgun sequence DNA segment above includes these coding regions:
- the LOC138881132 gene encoding uncharacterized protein is translated as MLRACVIEFGGSWYQSLPLAELAYNNYQSSIQMAPYEDLYGRKCRSLVGCFKPCEARLLGTDLVQDALEKVKVIQDRHRIAQSRKKSYTDQKVLDASYMVGEQVLPMKGVRRFRKKGKVSLRFIGPFVILRNVEEVAYELALPPSLVGVHWHFMFR